One segment of Pontibacter akesuensis DNA contains the following:
- a CDS encoding ion channel produces the protein MNILYLCLGVTLFVFTILDIVKTALSSNGGGMITNQVTRGVWKAFFLTSGKNGRSNLLRYAGPAILVSILFTWIVALWGGLFLVLLYEEGSIVNSKTMASASALEKLYYAGFTLSTLGVGDFIAPGIIWRIVTDVAAFAGLVFITTSITYFVPVLSAVSLQSKLSLYINGMGKTPQQILINSWNGQDFSALFDNASDLCQLLMHHTLHHHSYPVIHYFHNNQPDRSIAPSIALLHEAYQLLANAVPKEAVGNQLMMNMLGTALDAYLDTVKGSFLKNPSPKESAPVPDLQLLEEKGIPLLDKDAVRHTFKVDLQQRRKVMTAILEMDGWSWKDVYQPK, from the coding sequence ATGAACATTTTATACTTATGCCTTGGAGTAACGCTTTTTGTCTTCACGATACTGGACATCGTTAAGACGGCGCTCTCCTCTAATGGCGGTGGCATGATCACAAATCAAGTCACCCGCGGAGTCTGGAAGGCTTTCTTCCTGACTTCCGGGAAGAACGGCAGGTCAAACCTGCTTCGGTATGCAGGGCCTGCAATCCTTGTGTCTATCCTGTTTACCTGGATTGTGGCACTTTGGGGTGGCCTGTTCCTGGTCCTGCTCTACGAGGAAGGCTCCATCGTGAATAGCAAGACCATGGCTAGCGCCAGTGCCCTCGAGAAGCTCTACTACGCTGGCTTTACGCTCTCCACCCTGGGTGTGGGCGATTTCATTGCACCAGGCATTATCTGGCGTATAGTTACAGATGTGGCAGCATTTGCAGGGCTGGTGTTCATCACCACCTCCATCACCTACTTTGTGCCCGTGCTCTCGGCCGTTAGCCTGCAGAGCAAGCTTAGCCTTTACATCAACGGCATGGGCAAAACGCCGCAGCAGATACTAATTAACAGCTGGAACGGCCAAGACTTTTCAGCTTTATTTGACAACGCCTCCGACCTGTGCCAGCTGCTGATGCACCACACCCTGCACCACCACTCTTACCCCGTCATTCACTACTTCCACAATAACCAGCCGGACCGCTCCATCGCCCCTTCCATTGCCCTGCTGCATGAGGCTTACCAGCTGCTGGCCAACGCGGTGCCGAAAGAAGCTGTGGGAAACCAGCTGATGATGAACATGCTGGGAACGGCACTGGACGCTTACCTGGATACGGTGAAAGGAAGCTTCCTGAAGAACCCCTCCCCAAAGGAAAGCGCCCCGGTACCGGACCTGCAACTACTGGAGGAAAAAGGCATACCCCTCCTTGACAAGGATGCGGTACGGCATACCTTTAAAGTTGATCTGCAGCAGCGGCGTAAGGTGATGACGGCCATCCTGGAGATGGACGGATGGTCGTGGAAGGATGTGTACCAACCAAAATAA
- a CDS encoding polysaccharide deacetylase family protein has translation MKSVVILILCLCGLPVFAQQKNVWNGKRAAVVLTYDDALHVHLDNAIPALDLLGLKGTFFLTAAAPAFTERLKEWEKVASNKHELANHTLFHPCIGSRPGREFVTPEYDLATYTVRRITDEIKVTNTMLNSVDGKTERTFAYPCGDTTVGGVPYVDAVKENFVAARGVQGKMVPRNEQDLYNIGTYMISGQTGEELIALVKEAMKTNSLVVFLFHGVGGEHGLNVSLEAHRKLLHFLKAQEKHVWNPTFLEAANYLKAEEPVKKASRK, from the coding sequence ATGAAGTCAGTTGTTATACTTATACTTTGCCTTTGTGGCCTGCCGGTTTTTGCGCAGCAGAAAAACGTGTGGAACGGTAAAAGAGCGGCCGTGGTGCTCACGTATGACGATGCCCTACACGTGCATCTGGATAATGCCATACCTGCCCTGGATTTGCTGGGGCTGAAGGGTACATTCTTTCTAACTGCCGCTGCGCCCGCTTTCACCGAGCGGCTAAAGGAGTGGGAGAAGGTAGCCTCAAACAAACATGAACTCGCGAATCACACGCTTTTTCATCCCTGCATCGGCAGCCGCCCCGGCCGTGAGTTTGTGACGCCCGAGTATGACCTGGCTACCTATACAGTGCGCCGCATCACCGACGAAATCAAGGTCACCAACACCATGCTAAATTCAGTGGACGGAAAAACAGAGCGCACCTTTGCCTATCCTTGCGGCGATACGACTGTCGGTGGCGTGCCTTATGTGGATGCGGTTAAAGAAAACTTTGTGGCTGCACGTGGTGTGCAGGGCAAAATGGTGCCGCGCAATGAGCAGGACCTCTACAACATAGGCACGTACATGATCAGTGGGCAGACGGGGGAGGAACTGATTGCGCTGGTGAAGGAAGCCATGAAAACGAACAGCCTAGTGGTGTTTCTCTTTCATGGCGTGGGCGGCGAACATGGCCTGAATGTGTCGCTGGAGGCGCACCGTAAGCTGTTGCACTTCCTGAAGGCGCAGGAAAAGCACGTATGGAATCCTACATTTTTAGAAGCCGCGAACTATCTGAAAGCTGAGGAGCCGGTAAAGAAAGCGAGCCGGAAGTGA
- a CDS encoding DUF2911 domain-containing protein, whose protein sequence is MLTKISNYLFAFALGSSLAACNQQAEEQKAPKQEQHHTGAHEAKPSEGALTIQAQSEPDTLKGSLKAEAHGKVGPAHLTVAYHSPAVRGRMIWGGLVAHDQVWVTGAHSATRLQTDHPIMIGGQEIPAGKYALFTIPGEQEWTVIINKNWNQHLADDYSEAEDVVRLTVKPEANEQHQERLRYEILSQGEGKGAVVMSWDKLKLVLPVGV, encoded by the coding sequence ATGCTGACAAAAATAAGCAACTACCTTTTCGCCTTTGCCCTTGGCAGTTCACTCGCTGCCTGCAACCAACAGGCAGAGGAGCAGAAAGCCCCTAAACAGGAACAACACCACACCGGTGCACATGAGGCAAAGCCGTCTGAAGGCGCGTTGACAATCCAGGCTCAGTCAGAGCCTGATACCCTGAAAGGTAGCCTCAAAGCCGAGGCGCACGGAAAAGTAGGCCCAGCGCATTTAACTGTAGCGTATCATTCACCTGCAGTACGCGGCAGAATGATATGGGGAGGGCTGGTGGCGCATGATCAGGTGTGGGTAACAGGGGCGCACTCAGCAACCCGCCTGCAAACAGACCACCCGATTATGATCGGTGGACAGGAAATACCAGCCGGTAAGTATGCCTTGTTTACTATTCCCGGCGAACAGGAATGGACGGTGATCATTAACAAAAACTGGAACCAGCACTTGGCAGACGATTATTCTGAAGCAGAGGACGTAGTGCGCCTAACTGTAAAGCCTGAAGCAAACGAACAACATCAGGAGCGGCTACGGTATGAAATCCTGTCTCAAGGCGAAGGTAAAGGTGCTGTTGTCATGAGCTGGGACAAGTTAAAGCTGGTACTTCCGGTGGGTGTTTAG
- a CDS encoding manganese catalase family protein — translation MFYHVKELQFNARVSKPDPAFASMLLEQFGGANGELTAAMNYFVQSFAMRQPFPDKYDMLMDIATEEFSHLEIVGATIQMLLGPINGELKNAAEESEIMQLLDGKAKKEEFIHNAFMNPQFFALSGGGPTLSNSQGVPWTAAYIHANGDPTVDLRSDMAAESRAKIVYEYLMQFTDDPYVKETLRFLMTREVAHYQMFEAALETIQPNFPPGVLQGDPRYSNSYFNLSSGADARGPWNEGQTPHLGETWKYVEEPFSHVVESYGMTENHPPSDTPRTMKSVDMANEALSKERSAMVKAAVPTGENQWCEYPNNC, via the coding sequence ATGTTCTACCACGTAAAAGAACTACAGTTTAACGCGCGCGTCTCTAAGCCTGACCCGGCCTTTGCCAGTATGCTACTGGAGCAGTTCGGAGGAGCAAACGGGGAGTTGACGGCAGCCATGAACTATTTCGTGCAGTCTTTCGCCATGCGGCAACCGTTCCCCGACAAGTATGACATGCTGATGGACATCGCCACAGAAGAGTTCAGCCACCTCGAGATAGTGGGCGCCACCATACAGATGCTGCTGGGGCCTATAAACGGCGAGCTCAAGAACGCTGCTGAGGAATCCGAGATCATGCAGCTGCTCGACGGCAAGGCCAAGAAAGAAGAGTTTATTCACAATGCTTTTATGAATCCGCAGTTCTTCGCCTTAAGCGGCGGCGGACCAACGTTAAGCAACAGCCAGGGAGTGCCGTGGACGGCAGCCTACATCCATGCAAACGGAGACCCTACCGTGGATCTGCGCTCGGACATGGCGGCAGAGTCCAGGGCGAAGATTGTGTACGAGTACCTGATGCAGTTCACCGACGACCCGTACGTAAAGGAAACGCTCCGCTTCCTGATGACGCGCGAGGTGGCGCACTACCAGATGTTTGAGGCAGCGCTCGAAACCATCCAGCCAAACTTCCCGCCAGGGGTGTTGCAGGGCGACCCACGCTACAGCAACAGCTACTTCAACCTGTCGAGCGGCGCCGATGCCCGGGGACCATGGAACGAGGGCCAGACGCCGCACCTGGGCGAGACCTGGAAGTATGTGGAGGAGCCTTTCTCGCATGTGGTGGAGTCGTACGGCATGACCGAGAACCACCCGCCATCGGATACGCCACGAACCATGAAAAGCGTGGACATGGCCAATGAAGCCTTGAGCAAAGAACGCAGCGCGATGGTGAAGGCAGCCGTACCAACAGGAGAGAACCAGTGGTGCGAATACCCGAACAACTGCTAG
- a CDS encoding four-helix bundle copper-binding protein: MNKDLIRTLAECAAACNNCAISCLGEENVKMMVTCIRLDLDCAAICKEAIDYVSRDSRYAGEILQQCARICRDCGQECQKHEAQHCKDCAEACFECAEACEQYQSA, translated from the coding sequence ATGAACAAGGACTTGATTAGAACATTGGCCGAGTGTGCCGCCGCCTGTAACAACTGCGCCATCTCCTGTCTTGGAGAGGAAAATGTTAAAATGATGGTTACCTGTATCCGGCTGGATCTGGACTGCGCCGCCATCTGCAAGGAGGCCATTGATTACGTGTCTCGCGACTCGCGCTACGCTGGGGAGATTCTGCAGCAGTGCGCCAGAATATGCAGGGACTGCGGTCAGGAGTGTCAGAAGCATGAGGCGCAGCATTGCAAAGATTGCGCCGAGGCCTGCTTCGAATGCGCCGAGGCTTGTGAGCAGTATCAATCCGCCTAG
- a CDS encoding vitamin K epoxide reductase family protein — protein MEKMNNGEGGSHKGSMGMRGVTRPMAEKEVRQHNHEMHGDSEQHSKDKGKEMQGMDMSDEMREKMLRMHHMQTLWVYWMIIILGAWVLLSPLTFDYGIGTVQPSGGRSVWLSMEQRIGFMKWSDIISGALLMFFGWRGLTPNRPVSLWICCFIGIWLTMAPLLFWSPTAVAYLNDTMVGALIIALTILIPGMPNMIMYMKMGPDTPPGWSYNPSSWPQRWIMMVLAFVGWVVSRYLAAFQLGYIDTVWDPFFGQQSEQVLNSAMSHSMPVSDAGLGAIAYTFEFLMGWMGAPSRWRTMPWMVAIFGILVIPLGMVHIFLVISQPVIVGAWCFFCLLAAAIMIPMIPLEADEVIAMGQFMKKKVNQGESFWKVFWKGGNIESDAKDEAPEMMAFPQKPGPVYSASIWGVSFPWTLTVATLLGIALVFAPGIFGVPIKETVADVFHLAGSLVVVTSIFCMGEPLRRGRYFNLLLGLTVAVAPWFLGNSPTGLSITGIVLGLAVAALSLPLGPKTQTYAGWDEYIK, from the coding sequence ATGGAAAAGATGAACAACGGTGAAGGCGGCAGCCACAAGGGCAGCATGGGGATGCGTGGCGTAACACGACCCATGGCCGAGAAAGAGGTGCGGCAGCACAACCATGAAATGCACGGCGACAGTGAGCAGCACAGCAAGGACAAAGGGAAGGAAATGCAGGGGATGGATATGTCTGACGAGATGCGGGAGAAGATGCTGCGCATGCACCACATGCAAACGCTGTGGGTGTACTGGATGATCATCATCCTGGGCGCCTGGGTGCTGCTCTCGCCGCTCACCTTCGACTACGGCATCGGCACTGTGCAGCCCTCGGGCGGCAGGAGCGTGTGGCTCAGCATGGAGCAGCGCATCGGGTTCATGAAATGGAGCGACATCATCAGCGGCGCCTTGCTGATGTTCTTCGGTTGGCGCGGGCTTACGCCTAACCGACCCGTTAGTCTCTGGATCTGCTGCTTTATCGGCATCTGGCTTACCATGGCCCCGCTGCTGTTCTGGTCGCCCACGGCAGTGGCCTACCTGAACGATACCATGGTGGGTGCACTCATCATAGCCCTGACCATACTTATACCGGGTATGCCCAACATGATCATGTACATGAAGATGGGACCCGACACGCCTCCCGGCTGGAGCTATAACCCCTCCAGCTGGCCGCAGCGCTGGATTATGATGGTGCTGGCTTTTGTGGGCTGGGTCGTGTCGCGCTACCTGGCTGCTTTCCAGCTGGGCTACATCGATACGGTTTGGGATCCTTTCTTCGGGCAGCAGAGCGAGCAGGTGCTTAACTCGGCCATGTCGCACAGCATGCCGGTGTCTGATGCGGGCCTGGGCGCCATTGCCTACACGTTCGAGTTTTTGATGGGCTGGATGGGCGCCCCGAGCCGCTGGCGCACCATGCCCTGGATGGTGGCTATCTTCGGAATTCTTGTAATTCCGCTGGGGATGGTGCACATCTTCCTGGTAATAAGCCAGCCGGTGATTGTGGGCGCCTGGTGCTTTTTCTGCCTGCTGGCCGCCGCTATCATGATCCCTATGATTCCGTTGGAGGCGGATGAGGTGATTGCCATGGGCCAGTTTATGAAAAAAAAGGTGAACCAGGGCGAAAGCTTCTGGAAGGTGTTCTGGAAGGGTGGCAACATTGAGAGTGACGCAAAGGACGAGGCACCTGAAATGATGGCCTTCCCGCAGAAGCCAGGCCCCGTTTACAGCGCCTCCATCTGGGGCGTCAGCTTTCCCTGGACGCTGACCGTAGCCACACTGCTGGGAATAGCCCTGGTGTTTGCACCCGGTATTTTTGGGGTGCCGATAAAAGAAACTGTGGCCGATGTGTTTCACCTGGCGGGCTCGCTGGTGGTGGTCACCTCCATTTTCTGCATGGGGGAGCCTTTGCGCAGGGGGCGCTACTTTAACTTACTGCTCGGGCTTACAGTGGCGGTGGCGCCCTGGTTTTTGGGCAACAGCCCCACCGGCTTAAGTATAACTGGTATTGTGCTGGGTTTGGCAGTGGCGGCACTGTCACTCCCGCTGGGGCCTAAAACGCAAACTTACGCGGGCTGGGATGAATACATCAAATAA
- the glgX gene encoding glycogen debranching protein GlgX, with protein sequence MSLKVYPGHPYPLGATWDGEGVNFALFSENATAVELCLFDTKDASKETNKIKMTERTHHVWHAYLPGIKPGQFYGYRVHGPFAPHEGHRFNPNKLLLDPYAKAISGTIEWHDSLFGYKMGDKKQDLTFSETDSAPYIPKSVVIDPSFDWEDDVRPNIPYHKTIIYETHVKGFTMMHPEIPDDIKGTYAALAHPVTLKYLQELGITAIELMPIHQFINDRILMDKGLANYWGYNTIGFFAPDVRYSSKGTHGEQVVEFKEMVKALHKAGIEVILDVVYNHTAEGNQMGPTLSFKGIDNAAYYRLTEDDKRYYMDYTGTGNTLNANLPNVLRLIMDSLRYWILDMHVDGFRFDLASTLARELHEVNKLSGFFDIIHQDPIISQVKLIAEPWDIGEGGYQVGEFPPGWAEWNGKYRDCIRDYWRGADSMLAEFAERFTGSSDLYKDDYRSPNASINFITAHDGFTLNDLVSYNDKHNEANGENNNDGESHNRSWNCGEEGETDNKEVLALRQKQKRNMLATLFLSQGVPMLVAGDEISRTQKGNNNAYCQDNEISWLHWEEKDEELLEFTKRLIRFSREHPAFTRRRWFQGQPIKGEKLKDIAWFLPEGREMTEENWSHDFAKSLAVYLNGMGLHSKGPKGEQIVDDSFYVIFNAHFEPLQYKLPPKKYGDDWIKVLDTAEGGFCDNNNKYGATEIVEVAPRSVVLLQHPRSENVSEAKHQM encoded by the coding sequence ATGAGTTTAAAAGTATATCCAGGACATCCTTACCCGCTGGGTGCAACATGGGACGGGGAGGGTGTGAACTTTGCCCTTTTCTCTGAAAACGCCACCGCCGTGGAGCTTTGCCTCTTCGATACCAAAGATGCGAGCAAGGAAACAAACAAAATAAAAATGACGGAGCGCACACACCACGTGTGGCACGCGTACCTGCCCGGCATTAAACCGGGGCAGTTCTATGGCTATCGGGTGCACGGGCCCTTTGCGCCCCACGAAGGCCACCGCTTTAACCCAAACAAGCTGTTGCTGGACCCATACGCCAAGGCCATCTCCGGTACTATTGAGTGGCACGATTCCCTGTTTGGCTATAAAATGGGCGATAAGAAGCAGGACCTAACCTTCAGCGAAACCGACAGTGCGCCATACATTCCGAAATCGGTAGTGATTGATCCTTCCTTTGATTGGGAAGATGATGTGAGGCCAAATATCCCTTACCACAAAACCATCATTTACGAGACGCATGTGAAGGGATTTACCATGATGCATCCGGAGATCCCGGATGACATAAAGGGCACGTATGCCGCCTTGGCACACCCGGTAACCCTTAAATACCTGCAGGAGCTCGGCATCACGGCGATTGAGCTGATGCCGATCCACCAGTTCATCAACGACCGCATACTGATGGACAAGGGCCTGGCGAATTACTGGGGCTACAACACCATCGGGTTCTTCGCGCCGGATGTGCGCTACTCCAGCAAGGGCACACATGGCGAGCAGGTGGTGGAGTTTAAGGAAATGGTAAAGGCACTGCACAAGGCTGGCATTGAGGTGATTCTGGATGTGGTGTACAACCACACGGCAGAGGGCAACCAGATGGGACCGACGCTCTCGTTCAAAGGCATTGACAACGCGGCTTATTACCGCCTGACTGAGGATGACAAGCGGTACTATATGGACTACACCGGAACCGGAAACACGCTCAACGCTAACCTGCCCAACGTGCTGCGCCTGATCATGGACAGCCTGCGCTACTGGATTCTGGACATGCACGTAGATGGCTTCCGCTTTGACCTGGCTTCTACGCTGGCCCGTGAGCTGCACGAGGTAAACAAGCTAAGCGGCTTCTTCGATATCATTCACCAGGACCCGATCATCTCACAGGTAAAACTGATTGCAGAGCCCTGGGACATTGGCGAGGGCGGCTATCAGGTAGGGGAGTTCCCGCCGGGCTGGGCCGAGTGGAACGGCAAGTACCGCGATTGCATCCGCGACTACTGGCGCGGAGCCGACAGTATGCTGGCCGAGTTTGCCGAGCGCTTTACCGGCAGCTCAGACCTGTACAAGGACGACTATCGCAGCCCGAACGCAAGTATAAACTTCATCACCGCCCATGATGGCTTCACGCTGAATGACCTGGTATCGTACAACGACAAGCACAATGAGGCAAACGGTGAGAACAACAACGACGGGGAAAGCCACAACCGTTCCTGGAACTGCGGCGAGGAAGGCGAAACGGATAACAAGGAGGTGCTGGCGCTGCGGCAAAAGCAGAAACGCAACATGCTTGCCACGCTATTCCTGTCGCAGGGGGTGCCCATGCTGGTGGCCGGCGATGAGATAAGCCGCACCCAGAAAGGAAACAACAACGCCTACTGTCAGGACAATGAGATATCGTGGCTGCATTGGGAGGAAAAGGACGAGGAACTGCTGGAATTCACAAAGCGGCTCATACGGTTTAGCCGGGAGCACCCCGCCTTTACCCGCAGGCGTTGGTTTCAGGGGCAGCCGATTAAAGGCGAAAAGCTGAAGGATATCGCCTGGTTCCTACCGGAGGGCAGGGAGATGACGGAGGAGAACTGGAGCCATGACTTTGCGAAATCGCTGGCGGTGTATTTAAACGGCATGGGCCTTCATTCTAAAGGGCCGAAGGGTGAGCAGATTGTGGACGACAGCTTCTACGTGATCTTCAACGCGCACTTTGAGCCGCTGCAGTACAAACTCCCCCCGAAGAAGTATGGCGATGACTGGATAAAGGTGCTGGACACGGCGGAAGGGGGATTTTGCGATAACAACAACAAGTATGGCGCAACAGAAATTGTAGAGGTTGCCCCACGCTCCGTTGTGCTGCTGCAACACCCGCGTTCAGAAAACGTTTCGGAAGCCAAGCATCAGATGTAA
- a CDS encoding amylo-alpha-1,6-glucosidase, which produces MNTSNKEQAAQEREVLTDEEMASQVRELLYRNMISGQRGGFDYHYTKPSPGTYPYQYFWDTCFHVFILLAMDEVDMAKKHMRSLFQMQRPDGFVGHMSYWKRLWPARITDIFQLRPKDALRVYKPHMSALVQPPLAAEAVLRIYRHTPDQQFLNEMLPRLTSYYNWLQRNRDFEGEGLLSIISPYESGLDWKASFDPVLQYDKGQAGPLLFWKVLQVDAHNFIHNYHLPAIYRSNRFIVKDAAFNTIYAQNLEALAQLCSLAGDHDACQYYQTQANKTGRSILRYMYDEADAAFYDLAGHNFQKLKVRTGTIFFPVVLRQVPEEVCKRVLHRHLQQKDGFHVPYPIPSLAVNEPAFNPDASLYIWRGPTWVMFNWFMHGHLLEAGYRQEAQDLLLSIKRLIAKSGFREYYNPFTGEGHGAEEFTWSGLVLDMIRRQQVEEENRS; this is translated from the coding sequence ATGAATACATCAAATAAAGAACAGGCGGCACAGGAGCGTGAGGTGCTGACAGACGAGGAGATGGCATCGCAGGTGCGCGAACTGCTGTACCGGAACATGATCAGCGGGCAGCGGGGAGGTTTCGATTACCACTACACCAAACCGTCGCCGGGCACTTACCCTTATCAGTATTTCTGGGACACCTGCTTCCATGTGTTTATACTTCTGGCAATGGACGAGGTGGACATGGCCAAAAAGCACATGCGCAGCCTCTTTCAGATGCAGCGGCCCGATGGCTTTGTGGGGCACATGAGTTACTGGAAGCGCCTGTGGCCCGCCCGCATCACCGATATTTTTCAGCTCCGGCCTAAAGATGCGCTGCGGGTGTACAAACCGCACATGTCAGCACTCGTGCAGCCGCCTCTCGCTGCGGAGGCCGTGCTGCGCATTTACCGGCATACACCGGATCAGCAGTTCCTAAACGAGATGCTGCCCAGGCTAACATCCTACTACAACTGGCTGCAGCGCAACCGCGATTTTGAAGGGGAGGGGCTGCTTTCCATCATCTCGCCCTACGAATCGGGCCTGGACTGGAAAGCAAGCTTTGACCCTGTGCTACAGTATGACAAAGGGCAGGCGGGGCCGCTGCTGTTCTGGAAGGTGCTGCAGGTAGATGCCCACAACTTCATCCACAACTATCACCTGCCAGCCATTTACCGGAGCAACAGGTTTATTGTGAAGGACGCAGCCTTTAACACCATCTATGCGCAGAATCTGGAGGCACTGGCCCAATTGTGTTCCCTGGCTGGCGACCACGATGCTTGCCAATACTATCAAACACAGGCCAACAAAACGGGTAGGAGCATACTCAGGTACATGTATGATGAAGCCGATGCCGCTTTCTACGACCTGGCCGGGCATAATTTCCAAAAGCTTAAAGTCAGGACGGGCACTATCTTCTTTCCGGTGGTGCTGCGCCAGGTGCCCGAGGAGGTGTGCAAGCGCGTGCTGCACCGGCACCTGCAGCAGAAGGATGGCTTCCATGTTCCTTATCCCATCCCGTCGCTGGCCGTAAATGAGCCTGCTTTTAACCCTGATGCCTCGCTCTACATCTGGCGCGGCCCCACGTGGGTGATGTTCAACTGGTTTATGCACGGGCACCTGCTCGAGGCGGGCTACAGGCAGGAGGCGCAGGACTTGCTGCTAAGTATAAAGCGGCTTATTGCCAAAAGCGGCTTCCGTGAGTATTACAACCCTTTCACCGGCGAGGGGCACGGGGCTGAGGAGTTCACCTGGTCCGGGTTGGTGCTGGACATGATCCGGAGACAGCAGGTGGAGGAGGAGAACAGGAGCTAA
- a CDS encoding DUF3347 domain-containing protein, protein MKKTFFAAALLATFTFASCSESSTENTEATTMEHGDMHGAGAETEAMATGTVVETPKFDSVAQPLQTQIDQLVDQYLDLKNALVASDVAATKAAANEVLGTAKAMPVATLTTDEKAYAEEKTANVIGGAEAIATATDLEGQRAHLEHLSEAVFSLAKAFNAADQTLYYQHCPMALNDKGAYWLSSNEEIRNPYFGEKMLKCGSTEEVYKQ, encoded by the coding sequence ATGAAAAAGACATTCTTTGCCGCAGCCTTACTGGCTACATTTACATTCGCCTCCTGCTCCGAGAGCAGCACCGAGAACACAGAGGCAACGACCATGGAGCATGGGGACATGCATGGCGCTGGCGCTGAAACAGAGGCAATGGCAACAGGCACCGTAGTAGAGACGCCCAAATTCGACTCGGTGGCTCAGCCGCTGCAGACACAGATAGACCAGCTGGTAGACCAATACCTGGACCTGAAAAATGCACTGGTAGCATCTGATGTAGCAGCCACCAAAGCTGCCGCCAACGAGGTGCTCGGCACCGCCAAAGCCATGCCGGTAGCCACCCTCACCACCGATGAAAAAGCCTATGCCGAAGAGAAAACGGCTAATGTTATCGGCGGGGCAGAGGCCATAGCCACAGCAACTGACCTGGAAGGGCAGCGGGCGCATTTGGAGCATCTGTCTGAGGCAGTGTTCTCACTCGCCAAGGCATTTAACGCGGCCGACCAAACGCTCTATTACCAGCATTGCCCAATGGCCCTGAACGATAAAGGAGCTTACTGGCTTAGCTCAAACGAGGAAATCCGAAACCCATACTTTGGGGAGAAAATGCTGAAGTGCGGCTCAACCGAAGAAGTGTACAAGCAGTAG
- a CDS encoding DsbA family oxidoreductase, with amino-acid sequence MTETEKKQRIKQEGSVQIEVYTDPLCCWSWAFEPQWRKLRYAFSGKIKWRYRMGGLIPSWDSFSDPMNSISRPLQMGPLWLEAKHRSGMPIHDRVWFENPPKSSIPACLAVKTAELQSPVAAEQYLRAVREAVMLQGRDISERKVLLEVASELARRKPAVLDFSRFEQELGREASKKALEEDLQKTRLHGITRFPTLTIHKPGAAGVMIVGYRPYEALLEALKQVAPELTPTQHAEDEEKYSAYWGEGITEREVAEALQTSVL; translated from the coding sequence ATGACAGAAACTGAAAAAAAGCAAAGAATAAAACAGGAGGGGTCGGTGCAGATAGAGGTCTACACCGACCCTCTTTGCTGCTGGAGCTGGGCCTTTGAGCCGCAGTGGCGCAAGCTACGCTACGCGTTTAGCGGCAAGATAAAATGGCGCTACCGCATGGGTGGCCTCATACCCAGCTGGGACAGCTTCAGCGACCCGATGAACTCCATCAGCAGACCCCTGCAAATGGGGCCGCTCTGGCTGGAGGCAAAGCACAGGTCCGGCATGCCCATACACGACCGGGTGTGGTTTGAGAATCCGCCCAAATCTTCCATCCCGGCTTGCCTGGCGGTAAAGACAGCGGAACTGCAGTCGCCGGTGGCGGCGGAGCAATATTTGCGGGCCGTAAGGGAAGCTGTGATGCTGCAGGGGCGCGATATCTCAGAGCGCAAGGTGTTGCTGGAAGTTGCCAGTGAACTTGCCAGGCGCAAGCCGGCGGTGCTGGATTTCAGCCGCTTTGAACAAGAACTGGGGAGAGAGGCATCTAAAAAAGCCCTGGAGGAAGATTTGCAGAAAACACGCCTGCATGGTATTACACGCTTCCCGACGCTTACCATACATAAACCGGGCGCGGCTGGGGTGATGATCGTGGGGTACAGGCCCTACGAGGCGCTGCTGGAGGCGCTGAAGCAGGTTGCCCCTGAACTAACACCCACACAGCATGCCGAAGACGAGGAAAAGTACAGCGCGTATTGGGGAGAGGGTATTACGGAACGTGAAGTAGCAGAGGCATTGCAGACCAGCGTGTTATAA
- a CDS encoding DUF6970 domain-containing protein, translated as MKTRITTILAFMFFLFLGVSCDKEDDVTCVQDCLETYLEQNEMVPYQGEDPGCKFYLTLYEYKRKQYYVLGNHCADMVVYPTDCNGNKLCEAAGDATCADFYENAKYIGIVGIQK; from the coding sequence ATGAAAACCCGCATCACTACTATTCTTGCATTCATGTTCTTCCTGTTTCTAGGCGTCAGCTGCGACAAAGAAGACGATGTAACCTGTGTTCAGGATTGCCTTGAAACATATCTGGAGCAAAACGAGATGGTACCTTATCAGGGCGAAGATCCAGGGTGCAAGTTTTATCTGACCTTGTACGAATACAAGCGCAAGCAATATTACGTGTTGGGGAATCACTGCGCCGATATGGTAGTATATCCCACAGACTGTAATGGAAACAAGCTATGCGAAGCAGCGGGAGATGCAACATGCGCCGACTTTTATGAAAACGCCAAGTACATTGGGATTGTGGGAATTCAGAAATAA